The following DNA comes from Paenibacillus crassostreae.
ATCCACTACTGGATATAGATTATCCTCTCCACGGCGCGTTTTCTTACGTTTCAGATCAATCGCTTTATTCGTCGCAATTCGAGTAATCCATGATTTGAATCCTTGGGATCGATACTGAGAAAGAGACTTATAGATCTGGATAAAGGTCTCTTGGGCAACATCTTCCGCATCCTTCACATCACGCAATACCGAATATGTTGTATGGAATATATGCTTACTGTATTGATCTACAATGTATCGAAAAGCATCCGAATCGCCTCGAAGAACATCTGCTATAATTTTGTCCTCGTCAATAGTTCTCCTCTCCTTCCCCTAATCTTAGACGCTCACTTTTTCATTGCCCCTGCACTTCTTAGAAAATAATATTATAGCATTAATGAATCAATTTCATAATCGCTTATGCAGCTTAAATAAGGACTATAGATTGATCAGAACGACTCACTCTGTCAATATATAATTACATCTAAATAGGTTTGCGTAATTATGAAATTGATTCATATAAAACAAAAAAGACTGAACAAGGATATCCTCATTCAGCCAATTTCTTTAATATATATTACAGCGTAATCGCTGTATCTAAAGCCACTTCCATCATTTCATTGAATGTCGTCTGACGCTCTTCAGAGCTTGTCTCTTCCCCGGTCAACAAATGATCACTTACTGTTAAAATAGTCAAGGCATTCACTCCGTACTTCGCTGCAAGTGTATATAGAGCCGTAGTTTCCATCTCCACACCTAGAACGCCGTATTTCATGAATTTCTGTACAACTGAAGTATCATCACGATAGAAAATGTCTGAACTAAATACATTACCAACATGTAGCTTAAGTCCTTTGGCAACCCCTAGATCATAAGCAGTTTTCAGAAGATTAAAGTTTGCAATTGGAGAGAAGTCATATCCTCCGAAATTGTGATGATTAACACTTGAATCCGTACAAGATGCTTGTGCAAGAATAACATCACGCACGTGAACATGCTCTTGCATACTTCCACATGTACCTACGCGCATCAGGTTTTTGACACCAAATTCACTAATTAATTCATTCACATAGATACTCGTAGAAGGAATTCCCATCCCCGTTCCTTGAACGGAAATTCGTTGTCCTTTATATGTACCTGTGAATCCAAGCATCCCTCTAACTTCGTTATAACAAGACACATCCTCCAAATAATTCTCGGCGATAAACATCGCGCGTAGTGGATCTCCTGGTAATAGAATCGTTTCGGCAATTTCGCCCGGTTGTGCTCCAATATGTGTGCTCATTCGTGGTCCCCCTGAAGGTAATAGATTATTTTAGAACCATCATATCATAATTCGCATAATTAACCAT
Coding sequences within:
- the deoD gene encoding purine-nucleoside phosphorylase, which translates into the protein MSTHIGAQPGEIAETILLPGDPLRAMFIAENYLEDVSCYNEVRGMLGFTGTYKGQRISVQGTGMGIPSTSIYVNELISEFGVKNLMRVGTCGSMQEHVHVRDVILAQASCTDSSVNHHNFGGYDFSPIANFNLLKTAYDLGVAKGLKLHVGNVFSSDIFYRDDTSVVQKFMKYGVLGVEMETTALYTLAAKYGVNALTILTVSDHLLTGEETSSEERQTTFNEMMEVALDTAITL
- a CDS encoding RNA polymerase sigma factor, which produces MDEDKIIADVLRGDSDAFRYIVDQYSKHIFHTTYSVLRDVKDAEDVAQETFIQIYKSLSQYRSQGFKSWITRIATNKAIDLKRKKTRRGEDNLYPVVDMELLPDGEEDPLSRTIRKEKKELFKQKLQTVPDNHRVVLTAFYLEEKNYEQIGQELQVKPKTVESKLYRAREWIRNKWKEEDWK